A genomic region of Candidatus Effluviviaceae Genus I sp. contains the following coding sequences:
- a CDS encoding acyl carrier protein, which produces MADMRDTVLEYVINEYVDDDDGGSVTYDTPLISSGIVDSFSMVSLKVFLEKKYGIRLPDEEASPEAFDTVNSIVALVEKHLAK; this is translated from the coding sequence ATGGCGGACATGAGGGACACGGTCCTCGAGTACGTGATCAACGAGTACGTGGACGATGACGACGGTGGGTCGGTGACCTACGACACGCCGCTCATCTCGTCGGGCATCGTGGACAGCTTCTCGATGGTGTCGCTCAAGGTCTTCCTCGAGAAGAAGTACGGCATCCGGCTCCCGGACGAGGAGGCCTCGCCCGAGGCGTTCGACACCGTGAACTCGATCGTCGCGCTGGTCGAGAAGCACCTCGCGAAGTAG